A window from Sinanaerobacter sp. ZZT-01 encodes these proteins:
- a CDS encoding LysM peptidoglycan-binding domain-containing protein: protein MAYKNQCPVFPKSPMIPPNYMCKEVYTVKANDTLYGISQNFGVPVPVLMQVNRILNPYALKIGMNLCIPGMKESTTPSCSGTYHVIVEGDTLYMIAKKYKLPLSSIIKANPNMDPYDLQVGMRICIPNFPAEELPENGNGTGGNNNSGNNNHSTAPSCPIGNLYRTQRGDTLSRILGRFGMTFEELQNANPDIDFSKSLDGLELCIPGMAETENCPLSNAYFVKSGDSLDSISQKLLIEPDSLLISNPKLSLNDFSVPGTKICIPR from the coding sequence ATGGCATATAAAAATCAATGCCCCGTTTTTCCAAAGAGTCCGATGATTCCACCAAACTATATGTGCAAAGAGGTATATACTGTAAAAGCAAACGATACGCTTTATGGAATCTCACAAAACTTTGGTGTCCCTGTTCCTGTACTTATGCAAGTCAACCGCATTTTAAATCCTTACGCTTTAAAAATTGGAATGAATCTCTGCATTCCAGGCATGAAGGAATCCACAACGCCTTCATGCAGCGGCACTTACCACGTTATCGTTGAAGGCGATACGCTTTACATGATTGCTAAAAAGTATAAACTCCCTCTTTCCAGCATTATTAAAGCAAACCCAAACATGGATCCATACGATCTTCAAGTTGGCATGAGAATATGTATCCCTAATTTCCCTGCTGAAGAGTTACCAGAAAACGGAAACGGAACAGGCGGAAACAATAACTCCGGAAACAATAACCATTCAACTGCTCCAAGCTGTCCGATTGGCAATCTTTATCGCACGCAAAGAGGCGATACCTTGTCTCGTATTTTAGGGCGTTTTGGAATGACCTTTGAAGAATTGCAAAATGCAAACCCAGATATTGATTTTTCAAAATCCTTAGATGGTCTAGAGCTATGCATTCCAGGTATGGCAGAAACAGAGAACTGTCCTCTGTCCAATGCTTATTTTGTAAAATCAGGAGATTCTTTGGACTCTATCAGCCAAAAACTACTGATCGAACCCGACAGCTTACTTATTTCAAATCCAAAACTTAGTTTAAATGACTTTTCCGTACCCGGTACAAAAATTTGTATTCCTAGATAA
- the glyA gene encoding serine hydroxymethyltransferase has protein sequence MYFNRIDQVDPEVASFIRKEMNRQENKIELIASENFTSSAVMEACGSALTNKYAEGYPAKRYYGGCECVDLVENVAIERAKKLFGAEHANVQPHSGSNANIGVYVALLEHGDTVLGMDLSNGGHLTHGSPVNLSGKYLNFVSYKLNEETERIDFEEVKRLAHEHRPKMIVAGYSAYPRKLETKKFREIADEVGAILMVDMAHFAGLVAAGLLENPMEYADVVTTTTHKTLRGPRGGMILCKEKYAKQIDKAIFPGIQGGPLMHIIAGKAVCLKEAALPEFVKYQKQVMANAKSMADALLSHGFELVSGGTDNHLVLVKLTNKGITGKEAERLLDEAGITTNKNTIPNDPNGPFVTSGIRLGTPAMTTRGFKEDEFKKVVEAIALILDHPNCEESKEKAQEIVKELCEAFPLYK, from the coding sequence ATGTATTTTAATCGTATAGACCAAGTAGACCCAGAGGTAGCTTCTTTTATCCGTAAAGAGATGAATCGGCAGGAAAATAAGATTGAGTTAATTGCATCGGAAAATTTCACAAGCTCGGCAGTAATGGAAGCTTGCGGAAGTGCACTTACTAACAAATATGCAGAAGGGTATCCTGCAAAGCGTTATTACGGTGGCTGCGAGTGTGTCGACCTTGTAGAAAATGTAGCGATTGAGCGGGCAAAAAAATTATTTGGAGCAGAGCATGCAAATGTTCAGCCTCATTCGGGATCAAATGCAAACATCGGTGTATACGTCGCACTTTTAGAACATGGAGATACTGTTTTGGGCATGGATTTGTCAAACGGCGGGCATTTGACGCACGGTTCTCCTGTAAATCTATCTGGAAAGTATTTAAATTTTGTTTCTTATAAATTAAATGAAGAAACGGAACGTATTGATTTTGAAGAAGTAAAAAGATTAGCACATGAGCATAGACCAAAGATGATTGTTGCTGGTTACAGTGCTTATCCAAGAAAATTAGAAACAAAGAAGTTCAGAGAGATTGCTGATGAGGTAGGCGCAATTTTAATGGTAGATATGGCTCATTTTGCAGGGTTGGTTGCAGCAGGACTTCTTGAGAATCCGATGGAATATGCAGATGTTGTTACAACGACAACGCATAAAACCTTAAGGGGTCCAAGAGGGGGCATGATTCTTTGCAAAGAGAAATATGCAAAACAAATTGATAAGGCAATTTTCCCTGGAATTCAGGGCGGTCCTTTGATGCATATCATTGCAGGTAAGGCAGTCTGCTTGAAGGAAGCGGCATTACCGGAATTTGTGAAATACCAAAAGCAGGTTATGGCAAATGCAAAATCTATGGCAGATGCATTGCTGTCCCACGGATTTGAATTGGTTTCGGGCGGAACGGATAATCACTTGGTTTTAGTTAAATTGACCAATAAAGGGATCACTGGAAAAGAAGCAGAACGGCTTTTGGATGAAGCGGGGATTACGACAAATAAAAATACGATACCGAATGATCCAAATGGACCATTTGTAACAAGTGGAATCCGTTTAGGAACTCCAGCGATGACAACCAGGGGTTTTAAGGAAGATGAATTTAAAAAGGTAGTAGAGGCGATTGCCCTTATTTTAGATCATCCAAACTGTGAAGAATCAAAAGAAAAAGCACAAGAGATTGTAAAGGAGCTTTGTGAAGCTTTTCCACTTTATAAGTAA
- the trxA gene encoding thioredoxin, with protein MSDQIIYLTEETYEKEAMQSDLPVLVDFYAEWCGPCKMVAPVMDELAAKYAGKAKICKINIDEQRKLALSNKVMSIPTLFFIKNGAIVDRITGALPQAALEEKLEALL; from the coding sequence ATGTCAGATCAAATTATTTATTTAACAGAAGAAACTTATGAAAAAGAAGCAATGCAATCCGATTTACCCGTTCTAGTTGATTTTTACGCAGAGTGGTGCGGACCTTGTAAAATGGTTGCTCCCGTTATGGATGAACTAGCTGCAAAGTATGCAGGAAAAGCAAAGATTTGTAAAATTAATATAGATGAACAGCGAAAGCTCGCCTTATCTAACAAGGTTATGAGCATTCCTACTCTATTCTTTATTAAAAATGGAGCGATCGTAGACCGTATCACAGGTGCATTGCCGCAAGCGGCATTAGAGGAAAAATTGGAAGCACTGCTATAA
- the cls gene encoding cardiolipin synthase, with protein sequence MFPIDLFNMSAAITALYIINFLIAFTIIFLERKDPSATLAWLMILFLLPGVGILFYFLFSQNISRQKIFRLSKFEEASISNALSEQMDDIRNGYFKFIKPEAEKWQDMIRLNQTYSEAYFTQDNQITILTDGVHKFNSLLRDIQNASISINIMYYIVKNDTLGRTLIDALTKKAQEGVEVRFLVDGLGGRQLTKKSLSCFKAAGGQFAFFFPPKLKYVNMKLNYRNHRKLVIIDNKIGYLGGFNVANEYIGKNKKFGYWRDTHFRVTGGSVEDMNSRFILDWRFSSKERLAISHSYYPKIAQSGSTGIQIVSCGPDSPKSEIELGYLKMICNAKKNIYIQTPYFIPDSSILEALKMATLSGVDVRIMIPCKPDHMFVYWATYSYIGILLNAGARIFIYDNGFLHAKTICVDGEVVSIGSANFDIRSFRINFESNAFIYDSEQAHKLESIFEADIEKSHELTNQLYHNRSLFIKFKESIARLLSDLL encoded by the coding sequence ATGTTCCCGATTGACTTATTTAATATGTCGGCTGCGATAACTGCCCTTTACATTATAAATTTCTTAATAGCATTTACCATCATCTTTCTTGAGCGTAAAGACCCTTCCGCTACCCTCGCTTGGCTTATGATTTTATTCTTACTGCCTGGTGTGGGTATCCTTTTTTATTTTTTGTTTTCTCAAAATATATCCCGGCAAAAAATCTTCCGTTTATCAAAATTCGAAGAAGCTTCCATTAGTAATGCACTCTCCGAACAAATGGATGACATTCGAAATGGATATTTTAAGTTTATAAAACCGGAAGCAGAAAAATGGCAAGATATGATTCGTCTGAACCAAACATACAGCGAAGCGTATTTTACTCAAGATAATCAAATAACGATTCTAACAGACGGCGTCCATAAATTTAATTCGCTGTTGCGAGATATTCAAAATGCCTCCATCTCCATTAATATCATGTATTACATAGTAAAAAATGATACTTTGGGGCGGACATTAATCGATGCATTGACGAAGAAGGCACAAGAAGGTGTCGAAGTTAGATTTTTAGTTGACGGATTGGGCGGCAGACAATTAACCAAAAAATCATTATCCTGCTTTAAGGCCGCCGGAGGTCAATTTGCTTTTTTCTTTCCTCCTAAACTGAAATACGTTAATATGAAGCTGAATTATCGAAATCATCGCAAGCTTGTCATCATTGATAACAAAATCGGATATTTAGGCGGCTTTAATGTAGCAAATGAATACATCGGAAAGAATAAAAAATTCGGATACTGGCGCGATACTCATTTTCGTGTGACCGGAGGAAGTGTTGAAGATATGAACTCACGCTTTATATTGGACTGGCGTTTCTCGTCCAAAGAACGACTTGCTATCTCTCATTCTTATTATCCAAAAATAGCTCAAAGCGGCTCTACTGGCATACAAATAGTTTCCTGTGGTCCTGACTCTCCAAAATCAGAGATAGAACTTGGATATTTAAAAATGATCTGCAATGCAAAGAAAAACATTTATATTCAAACACCTTATTTCATTCCGGATTCCAGTATATTAGAAGCACTCAAAATGGCCACGCTTTCAGGTGTTGATGTACGCATCATGATTCCCTGTAAGCCAGACCACATGTTTGTCTATTGGGCAACCTATTCCTATATTGGCATCCTTTTAAATGCAGGAGCCCGCATCTTTATCTATGATAATGGATTTTTGCATGCAAAGACGATCTGTGTGGACGGCGAAGTTGTATCCATAGGTTCTGCAAATTTTGATATACGAAGCTTTCGAATTAATTTCGAGTCAAACGCCTTTATTTATGATAGTGAACAGGCTCATAAGCTGGAGTCCATCTTTGAAGCAGATATTGAAAAAAGCCATGAATTAACAAACCAGCTTTATCACAACCGCTCCCTTTTCATTAAATTTAAAGAATCCATTGCAAGGCTTTTATCTGATTTGCTCTAA
- a CDS encoding ABC transporter substrate-binding protein produces the protein MKKLNKTLTMVLVIAFMLLSTLTGCGTKQTENNSEDIPTIGIVQISEHTSLNMIRESILAQLESDGFFDGKNINIDYQNAQGDQSNLKTICQQFSSKNYDLIIAIATPSAQAALGETTEIPIVFSAVTDPIDAGLVTSMQQPGGNITGTSDAVSPGQIMDLAKQITPDFKTVGVLYNSGEPNSLSVIKDLKIYAEENNLTILEAPVMNGSEAPQAASSLVKKADIVFSPIDNTIASAMPIITETLNKAKIPFYVSADSMVMDGGLATYGINYKTLGAKTGEMVSAVLNGTDPGSIDIETISDMQTYINTDTAEKIGITIPESILKSATLFTDEDSSQNQ, from the coding sequence ATGAAAAAATTAAACAAAACTTTGACAATGGTACTCGTGATTGCTTTTATGTTGCTTTCTACACTGACAGGATGCGGAACGAAGCAAACCGAAAATAATTCTGAAGACATTCCTACAATTGGAATTGTACAAATCAGCGAACACACTTCTCTTAATATGATTCGAGAATCCATTCTTGCACAATTAGAGAGTGACGGTTTTTTTGATGGTAAAAATATCAATATCGACTATCAGAATGCACAGGGAGATCAAAGTAACCTGAAAACAATCTGTCAGCAGTTTTCTTCGAAAAATTATGACTTAATCATTGCGATCGCAACACCATCTGCACAGGCTGCTTTGGGTGAAACAACAGAAATTCCAATTGTATTTTCTGCTGTTACAGATCCAATTGACGCAGGTCTGGTCACTTCCATGCAGCAGCCAGGCGGCAACATCACGGGAACTTCAGATGCTGTTTCTCCGGGTCAGATCATGGATCTGGCAAAGCAAATTACGCCTGATTTCAAAACGGTCGGTGTTTTATATAATTCCGGAGAGCCGAACTCATTATCTGTAATTAAAGATTTAAAAATATATGCAGAAGAAAACAACCTCACTATTTTAGAAGCTCCAGTCATGAACGGCAGTGAAGCACCTCAAGCAGCCTCTTCTCTTGTAAAGAAAGCTGACATCGTGTTCTCACCTATCGACAATACCATCGCGTCTGCTATGCCGATTATTACAGAAACTTTAAATAAAGCAAAAATCCCATTTTATGTAAGCGCAGATTCCATGGTTATGGACGGCGGACTTGCAACGTATGGCATTAATTATAAGACCCTTGGCGCAAAGACTGGAGAAATGGTAAGTGCTGTCTTAAATGGAACAGACCCAGGTTCCATCGACATCGAAACCATATCCGATATGCAGACTTATATCAATACAGATACCGCAGAGAAGATCGGAATTACAATCCCTGAATCGATCTTAAAAAGTGCAACTCTTTTCACGGATGAAGATTCTTCTCAAAATCAATAA
- a CDS encoding ABC transporter permease gives MTFTAVLNSFELGLIYAVLALGVFLSFRTLNTPDLTVDGSIVTGAAASAILCSTGYSPLVALLASFLLAALAGAATALLNIKLKIEPLLAGILVMLALYSLNLRLMGGKSNIALTQSPTLYKNFHMMVQNDYSSLLLGIIILVLVTIVLYFFLNTRIGFALRATGDNEYMVRASGVNSNLMKLLGLSLSNGFVGLAGGLLAQYQSYSDVSMGVGMVVIGLASVIVGETIFEFFTKSIPLLIRLLAVSVGAILYRLALAFALSCGMPATDLKLISAVIVAIALSTGIMKDSFPKKKIYDTTNTKNFAKDGEPDDTH, from the coding sequence ATGACCTTTACCGCAGTCCTAAATTCTTTTGAATTAGGTTTAATCTATGCAGTTTTAGCCCTCGGTGTGTTTCTTTCTTTTCGTACTTTGAACACACCAGATTTAACCGTTGATGGAAGCATCGTGACAGGAGCTGCTGCTTCTGCCATACTTTGCAGCACGGGATATTCTCCCCTTGTCGCGTTGCTTGCTTCTTTTTTACTGGCCGCTTTGGCTGGTGCGGCCACTGCATTACTAAATATCAAATTAAAAATCGAACCGCTTCTGGCAGGCATCCTAGTGATGCTTGCCTTATATTCTTTAAATTTACGTTTAATGGGCGGAAAATCTAACATCGCACTTACACAGAGCCCTACTCTTTATAAAAACTTTCACATGATGGTGCAAAATGACTACTCCTCCTTGCTATTAGGAATTATCATATTAGTGCTCGTAACTATTGTCTTATATTTTTTCTTAAATACCCGTATCGGATTTGCACTTCGAGCAACCGGTGATAATGAATATATGGTGCGTGCATCTGGAGTAAACAGCAACCTGATGAAGCTTTTAGGACTTTCTCTATCAAACGGCTTCGTCGGACTTGCTGGCGGACTTTTAGCACAATATCAATCCTATTCAGATGTTAGCATGGGCGTCGGTATGGTAGTGATCGGCCTTGCATCTGTCATTGTAGGTGAAACCATTTTTGAATTCTTCACAAAGAGTATTCCGCTTCTGATCCGCCTGCTGGCGGTTTCAGTCGGTGCGATTCTCTACCGTCTTGCTTTGGCATTTGCTTTAAGCTGCGGAATGCCGGCTACTGATTTAAAGCTGATTTCTGCAGTTATTGTTGCCATTGCATTATCAACCGGAATCATGAAAGACTCTTTTCCTAAAAAGAAAATTTACGATACCACAAATACGAAAAATTTTGCAAAGGATGGTGAACCCGATGATACGCATTGA
- a CDS encoding ABC transporter ATP-binding protein, with protein sequence MIRIEHLYKVFGYGTVNEKLALQDVNLTIEPGEFVTIIGSNGAGKSTLMNCLSGVEKTDNGNIFLNKINITKYPEHKRSRYIGRVFQDPMKGTAFDMTIEQNLAIAFSKDKFRGLQKGISKKEKAIFRERLSLLGMGLEDRMTQKVKLLSGGQRQALTLFMAILVSPKLLLLDEHTAALDPATAKKVLELTDQFANSNDICTMMITHNMSDALQYGTRTILMDNGKIIMDISGEERKKMTVEKLIEQFEIQNDRMLLK encoded by the coding sequence ATGATACGCATTGAACATCTTTATAAAGTTTTCGGATACGGTACCGTAAATGAAAAGCTCGCCTTGCAGGATGTCAATCTCACGATAGAGCCTGGAGAATTTGTTACCATAATCGGCAGCAATGGTGCCGGGAAATCTACACTGATGAACTGTCTCTCCGGAGTAGAAAAAACAGACAATGGAAATATATTTTTAAACAAGATAAATATCACAAAATATCCGGAACATAAACGCTCCCGCTATATCGGCCGTGTATTTCAAGATCCAATGAAAGGCACTGCCTTTGATATGACGATTGAACAAAATTTGGCTATCGCATTCAGCAAAGACAAATTTAGAGGTTTACAAAAAGGTATTTCAAAAAAAGAAAAAGCTATTTTTCGTGAACGTTTGTCTCTTTTAGGTATGGGATTAGAAGATAGGATGACTCAAAAGGTGAAATTATTATCCGGTGGGCAAAGGCAGGCTCTGACTTTATTCATGGCCATCCTAGTAAGTCCTAAGCTCCTCCTGCTGGATGAACATACTGCCGCATTGGATCCTGCAACAGCGAAAAAGGTATTGGAGCTTACCGACCAGTTTGCAAATTCGAACGATATCTGCACGATGATGATAACACATAATATGAGCGATGCCTTACAGTATGGAACTAGAACCATTCTCATGGATAATGGGAAAATCATCATGGATATTTCCGGAGAAGAGCGAAAAAAAATGACAGTTGAAAAATTAATCGAACAATTTGAAATTCAAAATGACCGCATGCTGTTAAAATAG
- a CDS encoding DMT family transporter: MFGILMSIVAGAAMSFQGVINTRLGEKIGLYESNAFVQGTAFILAVIAMFLVGKGNFANLLHVNKIYWLGGVLGLIITITVMLAIGHLSPTYAISIILISQLLVAAIIDAFALFDSEQIHFGWTKYAGIALMIGGVILFKWKSA; this comes from the coding sequence ATGTTCGGAATTCTTATGAGTATTGTGGCAGGTGCCGCAATGAGCTTTCAAGGTGTAATAAATACTCGCTTAGGAGAAAAGATCGGCTTATATGAGTCGAATGCATTCGTTCAAGGAACCGCTTTTATTCTTGCTGTCATTGCTATGTTTTTAGTCGGAAAAGGAAATTTTGCAAATTTGTTGCATGTCAATAAAATTTACTGGCTGGGTGGTGTACTCGGTCTGATCATTACGATAACAGTTATGCTGGCAATCGGGCACCTAAGCCCTACCTATGCCATCTCTATTATCTTAATCAGTCAGCTTTTAGTTGCAGCTATCATTGATGCGTTTGCTCTTTTTGACTCAGAGCAAATTCACTTTGGCTGGACAAAATACGCAGGTATTGCACTGATGATTGGCGGTGTTATTTTGTTTAAATGGAAAAGTGCATGA
- a CDS encoding DUF6506 family protein → MKRKIAFMFINASMTKPRRMVMDFESGEMITVGVKNYDMACEEAKKLAQEGILLLELCGGFGTIGHAKVSEAVLGKMQVGVVRFDNHPGYEGLSGDTKWL, encoded by the coding sequence GTGAAAAGAAAAATAGCATTTATGTTTATTAATGCAAGCATGACAAAACCTAGAAGAATGGTCATGGATTTTGAATCCGGTGAAATGATTACGGTCGGTGTAAAAAATTATGATATGGCATGTGAAGAGGCAAAGAAGCTTGCGCAGGAAGGTATTTTACTTTTAGAGCTTTGTGGTGGATTTGGAACCATAGGGCATGCAAAGGTAAGTGAGGCTGTTTTAGGAAAGATGCAGGTTGGTGTGGTTCGATTTGATAATCATCCGGGATACGAAGGTCTTTCCGGTGATACAAAATGGTTATAA
- a CDS encoding TlpA disulfide reductase family protein, translating to MRKKIVPILFITLLGIFTLISCAEPNDDMDSTNTISPIAANEAQLGDFKAQDINGNEVTKDIFSNYDLTLVNLFTTWCSPCVEEIPYLSQIDKELSAKGVNVIGIVLDVNEDGKIDDKKLEKLKEIIQSTNAGYDILLPDSVLREGRLKGVDSVPESFFVDKNGNIVGETYVGSHSKEEWIDIINKELDKIKK from the coding sequence ATGAGAAAAAAAATAGTGCCCATACTTTTTATCACTTTGTTAGGCATTTTTACTTTAATAAGCTGTGCTGAACCAAATGATGACATGGATTCAACAAATACGATATCCCCTATTGCCGCAAACGAAGCACAGCTTGGCGATTTTAAAGCACAGGATATCAACGGAAATGAAGTTACAAAGGATATTTTTTCAAATTACGACCTGACTCTCGTCAATCTATTTACAACCTGGTGCTCTCCATGCGTGGAAGAAATTCCTTATTTGAGCCAGATTGATAAAGAGTTGTCTGCTAAAGGAGTCAATGTTATTGGAATTGTCTTAGATGTAAATGAAGATGGAAAAATTGACGACAAAAAACTAGAGAAATTAAAAGAAATCATTCAATCAACAAATGCAGGCTATGATATTCTCTTGCCGGATTCAGTATTGAGAGAGGGTCGATTAAAAGGCGTCGATTCAGTCCCTGAAAGCTTCTTTGTCGATAAAAACGGAAACATTGTGGGTGAAACTTATGTAGGCTCCCATTCAAAAGAGGAATGGATTGATATCATAAATAAAGAATTAGACAAAATAAAAAAATAA
- a CDS encoding CD1871A family CXXC motif-containing protein produces MRKQKKKNINIISICFLFIGIVFMVFGIYRGEVPVMFEKSINICLECIGIG; encoded by the coding sequence ATGCGAAAACAAAAAAAGAAAAATATAAATATAATTTCTATCTGTTTTCTTTTTATCGGTATTGTTTTCATGGTTTTTGGAATTTATCGCGGCGAAGTCCCCGTTATGTTTGAAAAATCAATAAATATTTGTTTGGAGTGTATCGGAATTGGTTAA
- a CDS encoding 4Fe-4S binding protein — protein sequence MVKKRISNDRSRYIIQAIWTLITNSFLIGFIQGKIYQGKVKNVCVPGLNCYSCPGAIASCPIGSLQAVIGSYEFKFAFYIAGFMIVIGSIMGRFVCGYLCPFGFFQDMLHKIPFYKKPKTFKGDRLLRKLKYVILIVFVILMPLFLVDIIGQGSPYFCKLICPAGTLEGGIPLVLMNDTLKQTVGWLYAWKNFLLLVTILASILIYRPFCKYICPLGAIYSVFNPISIFKYRVNPEKCIHCHACATECKMNVDPVKNANDLECIRCGKCKSICPTNAIEYTYSTKKYTSKN from the coding sequence TTGGTTAAAAAAAGAATCAGTAATGATCGTTCGCGCTATATTATACAAGCAATCTGGACATTGATTACTAACAGTTTTCTCATTGGATTTATTCAGGGAAAAATTTATCAAGGAAAAGTAAAAAATGTATGCGTCCCCGGCTTAAATTGTTATTCCTGCCCAGGTGCAATTGCTTCATGCCCAATTGGTTCCTTACAAGCTGTAATTGGCAGCTATGAGTTTAAATTTGCTTTTTATATCGCAGGATTCATGATAGTGATTGGTTCTATTATGGGGCGTTTTGTCTGTGGCTATCTCTGCCCTTTCGGCTTTTTCCAGGATATGCTCCATAAAATACCGTTTTATAAAAAACCAAAAACATTTAAAGGGGATCGTCTTTTAAGAAAATTAAAATACGTTATTCTAATCGTATTTGTTATATTGATGCCTTTATTTCTTGTAGATATCATCGGACAAGGCAGCCCTTATTTTTGCAAACTTATCTGCCCTGCCGGTACTTTAGAAGGCGGAATTCCGCTTGTTCTCATGAATGATACCCTAAAGCAAACCGTGGGATGGCTTTATGCATGGAAAAACTTTCTTTTACTTGTAACTATTCTCGCTTCTATTTTAATTTACCGTCCATTCTGCAAATACATTTGCCCTCTAGGCGCAATTTATTCAGTGTTTAATCCAATCTCTATTTTTAAATATCGAGTCAATCCTGAAAAATGCATCCACTGCCACGCCTGTGCAACCGAATGCAAAATGAATGTAGACCCAGTGAAGAATGCAAATGATCTAGAGTGCATAAGATGCGGAAAATGCAAAAGCATCTGTCCTACCAATGCGATTGAATATACCTATTCCACAAAAAAATACACCTCCAAAAATTAG
- the spoIVA gene encoding stage IV sporulation protein A has protein sequence MENLNIYENIAERSQGDIYIGVVGPVRTGKSTFIKRFMDLMVIPNVTNRYVKERIQDELPQSGGGKTIMTTEPKFVPAEAVALELPGKVNLRVRMVDCVGYLVNNALGHMEDGNPRMVSTPWQPNQIPFKEAAEIGTRKVIRDHSTIGIVVTTDGSIGEIDRESYVPAEERVVSELKELHKPFAMVLNTLQPSDESVLELQKSLEEKYHVPVIAADCAKMSSEAMAHILNETLYEFPATEIRFRLPGFIEGLGNDHWIKATIISNLKEWSKTFDNLKDVKESIASLADGNIIEDVTIKGMELGNGEIEVDMNVADGLYYQVIGEIMECDIENDYQFFSLIKKFSQAKKAYDKLEEAMGQVEDAGYGIVQPKLSEMVLEEPEIFKQGNKFGVRLKAKAPSLHIIKTDITTEVSPVVGSEKQSEDLIRYLLTEFENDPSKIWETNIFGKSLYEMVTEQMEHKLSNVPENIRLKVQRSLQKISDEGKDYFICIVL, from the coding sequence TTGGAGAACCTGAATATATATGAAAACATTGCGGAACGTTCACAGGGGGATATCTATATCGGCGTGGTCGGGCCGGTGAGAACCGGAAAATCCACGTTCATTAAAAGGTTTATGGATTTAATGGTAATACCGAATGTAACAAACCGTTATGTGAAAGAGCGGATTCAAGATGAATTACCGCAAAGTGGTGGGGGAAAAACCATCATGACAACAGAACCGAAATTCGTACCGGCAGAGGCGGTTGCATTGGAATTACCGGGTAAAGTAAACCTTCGTGTACGCATGGTTGATTGTGTTGGATATCTGGTGAATAATGCTTTAGGACATATGGAAGATGGGAATCCGCGAATGGTCAGTACACCGTGGCAGCCAAATCAAATTCCTTTTAAGGAAGCAGCGGAGATCGGAACGAGAAAGGTAATTCGTGATCATTCCACAATTGGCATTGTAGTGACAACAGATGGGTCCATCGGTGAAATTGATCGGGAAAGCTATGTGCCGGCAGAGGAGCGTGTCGTCTCTGAATTAAAAGAATTGCATAAACCGTTTGCGATGGTTTTAAATACCTTACAGCCATCGGATGAGTCGGTTCTGGAACTTCAAAAAAGTTTGGAAGAAAAATATCACGTTCCTGTAATTGCAGCGGATTGTGCGAAGATGAGCAGCGAAGCTATGGCTCATATATTAAATGAGACATTATATGAATTTCCTGCAACTGAAATTCGTTTTCGTCTTCCGGGCTTTATTGAGGGCCTTGGTAATGATCACTGGATAAAGGCTACAATTATAAGCAATCTAAAAGAGTGGAGTAAGACTTTTGATAATTTAAAGGATGTGAAAGAGAGCATTGCGTCTCTGGCTGACGGAAATATCATTGAAGATGTCACAATTAAAGGGATGGAACTTGGAAATGGTGAAATTGAAGTAGACATGAATGTTGCAGATGGCCTTTACTATCAGGTGATCGGTGAAATCATGGAATGTGATATTGAAAACGATTACCAATTTTTCTCTTTGATCAAAAAGTTCTCACAAGCGAAGAAAGCTTATGATAAACTGGAAGAGGCTATGGGGCAAGTGGAAGATGCCGGGTATGGTATCGTGCAGCCTAAGCTTTCAGAAATGGTGTTAGAGGAGCCAGAAATATTTAAGCAGGGAAATAAATTTGGAGTACGTTTAAAAGCAAAGGCACCAAGCCTTCATATTATTAAAACAGATATAACCACTGAAGTTTCGCCAGTCGTTGGATCAGAAAAGCAATCAGAAGATTTAATTCGCTATCTATTAACTGAGTTTGAGAATGATCCTTCAAAGATTTGGGAAACAAATATTTTCGGAAAGTCGTTATATGAGATGGTAACGGAACAAATGGAGCATAAACTTTCAAATGTGCCGGAGAACATTCGGTTGAAAGTGCAGCGTTCCTTACAGAAAATATCAGATGAGGGAAAAGATTATTTTATTTGTATTGTGCTTTAG